Proteins co-encoded in one Neodiprion lecontei isolate iyNeoLeco1 chromosome 3, iyNeoLeco1.1, whole genome shotgun sequence genomic window:
- the LOC107220697 gene encoding uncharacterized protein LOC107220697 isoform X2, whose translation MLTFTPTVDRNNQDVPTLEAQLIISAAEDESQPASLSRGVAFKRATDVDRCFVSTQINTSVLEAWRHRTHQTLIQNRTLSDELDVSVRANWTSKEPSSRTFSGLYPVSIRQLGMTSNMHHVILLLSAVVLSSASMQYMPPLKQEHLFTDILLRELVDRMGNEFVDVPENYMDFPYDSRLQNEYEKVKEIPADISLDYEGIDTPNPNPSIRDQEYLQHSSLWSHQRLNNNNGNDRHRIQAAGLKGIKDEKTETNLPAYCTPPNPCPIGYTSVDHCITNFENTAAFSRDYQSAQDCMCDKEHMVDCTSGSENNDGLSNMHISNSDFDQIVEQFQHENPFFQGEKLPIAAKKGINVGY comes from the exons ATGCTGACTTTTACCCCAACGGTGGATCGGAACAATCAGGATGTTCCAACG CTGGAAGCACAGCTAATAATCAGCGCTGCCGAAGACGAATCGCAGCCAGCGAGTCTCTCCCGAGGTGTTGCGTTCAAACGAGCCACTGACGTCGACCGCTGTTTTGTATCTACGCAGATCAATACTTCAGTTCTCGAAGCTTGGCGCCACCGGACCCACCAGACTCTGATCCAAAATAGAACTTTATCTGACGAACTTGACGTGAGCGTGAGAGCGAACTGGACGAGCAAGGAACCCTCTTCAAGAACATTTTCAGGACTATATCCTGTCAGCATTCGTCAG CTAGGCATGACTTCGAATATGCATCACGTCATTTTACTGCTTTCGGCAGTCGTCCTGAGCAGTGCATCGATGCAATACATGCCACCTCTCAAG CAAGAACATTTATTCACCGACATCCTTCTTCGAGAATTGGTGGACCGTATGGGTAACGAATTTGTCGACGTTCCCGAGAACTACATGGATTTCCCTTACGATTCGCGGTTGCAAAACGAGtatgaaaaagtgaaagaaattccGGCGGACATTTCACTCGATTATGAGGGTATTGACACCCCAAACCCGAACCCCAGCATCCGTGATCAGGAATATCTGCAACATAGCTCATTATGGAGTCACCAACGTCTGAACAATAACAACGGTAATGACAGGCACAGGATTCAAGCTGCCGGTTTGAAGGGTATTAAGGACGAAAAAACTGAGACCAATTTGCCCGCCTATTGCACTCCACCAAACCCCTGTCCCATTGGCTATACAA GTGTCGATCATTGCataacaaattttgaaaataccgCTGCATTCAGTCGTGATTACCAGAGTGCTCAAGACTGTATGTGCGACAAGGAACACATGGTGGATTGCACCAGTGGATCAGAGAATAACGACGGCCTTTCAAACATGCACATCTCGAATTCAGATTTCGACCAAATTGTCGAACAGTTCCAA CATGAAAATCCTTTCTTCCAAGGGGAGAAGCTGCCTATTGCGGCTAAGAAGGGCATTAACGTTggttattaa
- the LOC107220697 gene encoding uncharacterized protein LOC107220697 isoform X1, which yields MLVIGIRNPFMCKLPQPVHFADPTGRPAKWSPWPLLRGTLYVKTTLDVWQTAAKLEAQLIISAAEDESQPASLSRGVAFKRATDVDRCFVSTQINTSVLEAWRHRTHQTLIQNRTLSDELDVSVRANWTSKEPSSRTFSGLYPVSIRQLGMTSNMHHVILLLSAVVLSSASMQYMPPLKQEHLFTDILLRELVDRMGNEFVDVPENYMDFPYDSRLQNEYEKVKEIPADISLDYEGIDTPNPNPSIRDQEYLQHSSLWSHQRLNNNNGNDRHRIQAAGLKGIKDEKTETNLPAYCTPPNPCPIGYTSVDHCITNFENTAAFSRDYQSAQDCMCDKEHMVDCTSGSENNDGLSNMHISNSDFDQIVEQFQHENPFFQGEKLPIAAKKGINVGY from the exons ATGCTCGTAATAGGCATACGAAACCCTTTCATGTGCAAGCTCCCCCAGCCTGTGCACTTCGCTGATCCAACTGGTAGACCAGCAAAGTGGTCGCCATGGCCTTTGTTACGTGGGACACTATACGTCAAAACGACCCTTGACGTTTGGCAAACAGCCGCGAAG CTGGAAGCACAGCTAATAATCAGCGCTGCCGAAGACGAATCGCAGCCAGCGAGTCTCTCCCGAGGTGTTGCGTTCAAACGAGCCACTGACGTCGACCGCTGTTTTGTATCTACGCAGATCAATACTTCAGTTCTCGAAGCTTGGCGCCACCGGACCCACCAGACTCTGATCCAAAATAGAACTTTATCTGACGAACTTGACGTGAGCGTGAGAGCGAACTGGACGAGCAAGGAACCCTCTTCAAGAACATTTTCAGGACTATATCCTGTCAGCATTCGTCAG CTAGGCATGACTTCGAATATGCATCACGTCATTTTACTGCTTTCGGCAGTCGTCCTGAGCAGTGCATCGATGCAATACATGCCACCTCTCAAG CAAGAACATTTATTCACCGACATCCTTCTTCGAGAATTGGTGGACCGTATGGGTAACGAATTTGTCGACGTTCCCGAGAACTACATGGATTTCCCTTACGATTCGCGGTTGCAAAACGAGtatgaaaaagtgaaagaaattccGGCGGACATTTCACTCGATTATGAGGGTATTGACACCCCAAACCCGAACCCCAGCATCCGTGATCAGGAATATCTGCAACATAGCTCATTATGGAGTCACCAACGTCTGAACAATAACAACGGTAATGACAGGCACAGGATTCAAGCTGCCGGTTTGAAGGGTATTAAGGACGAAAAAACTGAGACCAATTTGCCCGCCTATTGCACTCCACCAAACCCCTGTCCCATTGGCTATACAA GTGTCGATCATTGCataacaaattttgaaaataccgCTGCATTCAGTCGTGATTACCAGAGTGCTCAAGACTGTATGTGCGACAAGGAACACATGGTGGATTGCACCAGTGGATCAGAGAATAACGACGGCCTTTCAAACATGCACATCTCGAATTCAGATTTCGACCAAATTGTCGAACAGTTCCAA CATGAAAATCCTTTCTTCCAAGGGGAGAAGCTGCCTATTGCGGCTAAGAAGGGCATTAACGTTggttattaa
- the LOC107220697 gene encoding uncharacterized protein LOC107220697 isoform X4 produces the protein MLVIGIRNPFMCKLPQPVHFADPTGRPAKWSPWPLLRGTLYVKTTLDVWQTAAKLEAQLIISAAEDESQPASLSRGVAFKRATDVDRCFVSTQINTSVLEAWRHRTHQTLIQNRTLSDELDVSVRANWTSKEPSSRTFSGLYPVSIRQLGMTSNMHHVILLLSAVVLSSASMQYMPPLKQEHLFTDILLRELVDRMGNEFVDVPENYMDFPYDSRLQNEYEKVKEIPADISLDYEGIDTPNPNPSIRDQEYLQHSSLWSHQRLNNNNGNDRHRIQAAGLKGIKDEKTETNLPAYCTPPNPCPIGYTT, from the exons ATGCTCGTAATAGGCATACGAAACCCTTTCATGTGCAAGCTCCCCCAGCCTGTGCACTTCGCTGATCCAACTGGTAGACCAGCAAAGTGGTCGCCATGGCCTTTGTTACGTGGGACACTATACGTCAAAACGACCCTTGACGTTTGGCAAACAGCCGCGAAG CTGGAAGCACAGCTAATAATCAGCGCTGCCGAAGACGAATCGCAGCCAGCGAGTCTCTCCCGAGGTGTTGCGTTCAAACGAGCCACTGACGTCGACCGCTGTTTTGTATCTACGCAGATCAATACTTCAGTTCTCGAAGCTTGGCGCCACCGGACCCACCAGACTCTGATCCAAAATAGAACTTTATCTGACGAACTTGACGTGAGCGTGAGAGCGAACTGGACGAGCAAGGAACCCTCTTCAAGAACATTTTCAGGACTATATCCTGTCAGCATTCGTCAG CTAGGCATGACTTCGAATATGCATCACGTCATTTTACTGCTTTCGGCAGTCGTCCTGAGCAGTGCATCGATGCAATACATGCCACCTCTCAAG CAAGAACATTTATTCACCGACATCCTTCTTCGAGAATTGGTGGACCGTATGGGTAACGAATTTGTCGACGTTCCCGAGAACTACATGGATTTCCCTTACGATTCGCGGTTGCAAAACGAGtatgaaaaagtgaaagaaattccGGCGGACATTTCACTCGATTATGAGGGTATTGACACCCCAAACCCGAACCCCAGCATCCGTGATCAGGAATATCTGCAACATAGCTCATTATGGAGTCACCAACGTCTGAACAATAACAACGGTAATGACAGGCACAGGATTCAAGCTGCCGGTTTGAAGGGTATTAAGGACGAAAAAACTGAGACCAATTTGCCCGCCTATTGCACTCCACCAAACCCCTGTCCCATTGGCTATACAA CATGA
- the LOC107220697 gene encoding uncharacterized protein LOC107220697 isoform X3, translating to MLVIGIRNPFMCKLPQPVHFADPTGRPAKWSPWPLLRGTLYVKTTLDVWQTAAKLEAQLIISAAEDESQPASLSRGVAFKRATDVDRCFVSTQINTSVLEAWRHRTHQTLIQNRTLSDELDVSVRANWTSKEPSSRTFSGLYPVSIRQLGMTSNMHHVILLLSAVVLSSASMQYMPPLKQEHLFTDILLRELVDRMGNEFVDVPENYMDFPYDSRLQNEYEKVKEIPADISLDYEGIDTPNPNPSIRDQEYLQHSSLWSHQRLNNNNGNDRHRIQAAGLKGIKDEKTETNLPAYCTPPNPCPIGYTNVTARLRK from the exons ATGCTCGTAATAGGCATACGAAACCCTTTCATGTGCAAGCTCCCCCAGCCTGTGCACTTCGCTGATCCAACTGGTAGACCAGCAAAGTGGTCGCCATGGCCTTTGTTACGTGGGACACTATACGTCAAAACGACCCTTGACGTTTGGCAAACAGCCGCGAAG CTGGAAGCACAGCTAATAATCAGCGCTGCCGAAGACGAATCGCAGCCAGCGAGTCTCTCCCGAGGTGTTGCGTTCAAACGAGCCACTGACGTCGACCGCTGTTTTGTATCTACGCAGATCAATACTTCAGTTCTCGAAGCTTGGCGCCACCGGACCCACCAGACTCTGATCCAAAATAGAACTTTATCTGACGAACTTGACGTGAGCGTGAGAGCGAACTGGACGAGCAAGGAACCCTCTTCAAGAACATTTTCAGGACTATATCCTGTCAGCATTCGTCAG CTAGGCATGACTTCGAATATGCATCACGTCATTTTACTGCTTTCGGCAGTCGTCCTGAGCAGTGCATCGATGCAATACATGCCACCTCTCAAG CAAGAACATTTATTCACCGACATCCTTCTTCGAGAATTGGTGGACCGTATGGGTAACGAATTTGTCGACGTTCCCGAGAACTACATGGATTTCCCTTACGATTCGCGGTTGCAAAACGAGtatgaaaaagtgaaagaaattccGGCGGACATTTCACTCGATTATGAGGGTATTGACACCCCAAACCCGAACCCCAGCATCCGTGATCAGGAATATCTGCAACATAGCTCATTATGGAGTCACCAACGTCTGAACAATAACAACGGTAATGACAGGCACAGGATTCAAGCTGCCGGTTTGAAGGGTATTAAGGACGAAAAAACTGAGACCAATTTGCCCGCCTATTGCACTCCACCAAACCCCTGTCCCATTGGCTATACAA ATGTTACAGCCCGTTTAAGGAAGTAA
- the LOC124293337 gene encoding lipase member H-A-like: MKMINDVAKMWHCMTTDEHITPNEQNILFRLYTRNNKDQSELLNLNTAEEVEALRSKVMRKKRGKPRPLSKDAIIQSEYFIVNADIKILIHGYSETISNTKMIDIKNVYLEKGEYNIIVVDWGVLANSTCYVHAARAVCKVGDMVGRLLDQLILSGVSLTSIHIIGFSLGAHVAGFAGKNVKLGIIERITGTQNSLP; encoded by the exons atgaaaatgataaatgacGTGGCTAAGATGTGGCACTGCATGACGACCGATGAGCATATAACTCCGAACGAGCAAAACATTCTGTTCCGACTGTACACCCGCAACAACAAAGATCAATCGGAGTTGCTGAACCTCAACACCGCAGAAGAGGTGGAAGCTCTTCGTTCAAAAGTGATGCGAAAAAAACGTGGAAAACCTCGCCCACTGAGCAAAGACGCCATCATTCAGTCAGAATATTTCATCGTCAATGCAGACATCAAGATCCTGATCCACGGCTATTCGGAAACAATTTCAAACACAAAGATGATAGACATAAAAAACG TCTACCTGGAAAAAGGCGAGTATAACATAATCGTGGTGGACTGGGGAGTCCTGGCAAACAGTACGTGTTACGTCCACGCAGCCAGGGCTGTTTGCAAAGTTGGAGACATGGTTGGGCGACTTCTGGACCAGCTAATCCTCTCCGGAGTGTCCTTGACCTCAATTCACATAATCGGTTTCAGCCTCGGTGCTCACGTCGCCGGCTTTGCTGGCAAAAACGTTAAGCTAGGTATCATCGAAAGAATCACAGGTACACAAAATAGTCTGCCTTAA
- the LOC124293460 gene encoding uncharacterized protein LOC124293460, which translates to MLTAYEKYNEIGTSIEAVRDMLTMDHLVDFLSHPLLTNSRLTRVIDDLDAMEIEKNWLSYVNVLNYINEKDYWVSTSSSDSISKQHSSLCTSSRGNMLSDGNAEKSPNVFGHTRGQKRTRKRTVTLAGRKHYKLERLAQLSDSGSFRVTESLYDLLKNSWDFGCILKTKRRFRSNCGGLRKSILAKYRKKHRETDWKNENLTLFIRKMNGMATPLTEKENQRNSEVKTSLLLPCKVDQLLRKLERFDPSLYKIHCSCVRRKFHTKLYNVCSCLNNLLSRMNGKMINSTYLVCEIRKDYLNFKLKRTPPLKCNSCLFSARVMTCDALDKCKLRKSGSRQRLISQSFWASKKADELLTGGFVHEDSSKACKSDNTDVTKDEVNTSIEISCDNCGDGVGDQKSAAEGSVCDLKDIGNLKLRDSSSISEVLQKLALSPFRLQETEQSYKLRSKIRDIVRSLMICTCEKPVTGHKATRSISIQAIVSSSSLEAIKHERKVLPVESKSSKALSVSKILSFVERKIFPSKSKKDPDRMIPLRCKRSAQFVQRPKLHGAAKSKNASTAENYLKAKEQGTRCRRSVRPNKSVKSQESSSSREAAKPKHKSKFKTSAPMSGGPLKSKEFTSSQKYPLPKELLASIASEISYALARSNSPVDFTNADEPDDLYDISVTVEIEESSQLSDNDTESVSRDTHLLPSMKSVKLVYDFRSPTPVDICLEDHHPVHPRAVKAHPEKSQTATALRLKTKIAHNHQ; encoded by the exons ATGCTGACTGCTTACGAAAAGTACAATGAAATCGGTACTTCGATCGAggctgtgcgggatatgctcACCATGGATCACCTAGTGGATTTTTTGTCGCATCCTTTGCTCACAAATAGCAGGTTGACAAGGGTTATTGATGATCTTGATGCCatggaaattgagaaaaattggcTGAGCTACGTCAATGTTCTCAACTATATCAATGAAAAGGATTACTGGGTCTCCACATCTTCTTCTGA CAGCATTTCCAAGCAGCACAGCAGCTTATGTACATCAAGTCGTGGAAACATGCTCAGCGATGGTAACGCAGAAAAAAGTCCTAACGTTTTCGGACACACGAGAGGACAGAAAAGGACCAGGAAGCGAACCGTGACCCTCGCTGGCAGGAAACATTACAAATTGGAACGCCTGGCGCAATTGTCAGACAGTGGATCATTCAGAGTGACGGAGAGTTTGTATGACTTGTTGAAGAATAGCTGGGACTTTGGGTGTATTTTGAAGACGAAGCGAAGATTCAGAAGTAACTGTGGTGGCCTGAGAAAATCTATTCTTGCAAAGTATCGAAAGAAGCATCGGGAGACTGACTGGAAAAATGAGAATCTAACTCTTTTCATCAGGAAGATGAACGGAATGGCGACTCCACTGACCGAGAAGGAAAACCAGCGAAACTCGGAAGTCAAAACTTCTTTATTACTGCCTTGCAAAGTCGATCAGTTACTCCGGAAGTTGGAGAGATTCGACCCATCATTGTACAAGATTCACTGTAGTTGTGttcgaagaaaatttcacaccaAATTGTACAACGTTTGCTCTTGCCTGAATAATTTGCTTAGCAGaatgaatggaaaaatgaTCAACTCGACGTATTTGGTATGTGAAATCCGGAAAgattacttgaattttaaaCTGAAACGGACACCGCCGCTGAAGTGCAACTCGTGCCTCTTTTCTGCAAGGGTTATGACTTGCGATGCTTTGGACAAGTGTAAACTCAGGAAAAGTGGTTCGAGGCAACGGTTAATATCTCAGAGTTTTTGGGCTTCGAAGAAGGCGGATGAACTGTTAACTGGAGGGTTTGTTCACGAGGATTCCTCGAAGGCATGTAAGAGTGACAATACTGATGTTACCAAAGACGAGGTTAATACATCAATTGAAATCAGCTGTGATAACTGTGGAGATGGTGTGGGTGATCAAAAGAGTGCAGCTGAGGGCTCGGTATGTGACCTCAAGGATATCGGAAATTTGAAGCTCAGAGATTCTTCTTCGATTAGCGAAGTTCTACAGAAACTCGCATTGTCTCCGTTTCGACTTCAGGAAACTGAACAGAGTTACAAGCTCAGGTCCAAAATTCGAGACATTGTTCGCTCGCTCATGATTTGTACATGTGAAAAGCCGGTGACGGGACACAAGGCAACACGGTCTATTTCCATTCAAGCGATCGTCTCATCATCTTCGCTGGAGGCAATAAAACATGAGAGAAAGGTGCTACCGGTGGAGTCAAAGTCTTCGAAGGCATTGAGTGTGTCTAAGATTCTATCttttgttgaaagaaaaattttcccgtCAAAATCTAAGAAAGATCCTGATCGCATGATACCTCTAAGATGCAAGAGATCGGCACAATTTGTACAACGTCCAAAACTACACGGAGCAGCGAAATCTAAGAATGCCTCGACGGCAGAAAATTACCTCAAAGCAAAAGAACAAGGCACAAGATGTAGGAGATCAGTACGACCTAACAAATCCGTGAAATCCCAGGAATCTTCGTCGTCTAGAGAGGCTGCTAAGCCGAAGCACAAAAGCAAGTTCAAGACCTCCGCTCCAATGTCAGGAGGGCCATTAAAGTCCAAAGAATTTACAAGCTCACAAAAATATCCGTTACCAAAAGAACTTTTAGCATCTATAGCTTCTGAAATATCTTATGCTCTAGCAAGATCAAATTCTCCCGTTGATTTTACGAACGCGGATGAACCCGATGACTTGTACGACATTTCCGTCACTGTGGAGATCGAAGAAAGTTCTCAATTATCGGACAATGACACAGAATCCGTTTCACGAGACACGCATTTACTTCCGTCAATGAAAAGCGTTAAATTGG TCTACGACTTCCGGTCTCCAACCCCTGTCGACATATGCCTGGAAGATCACCATCCAGTTCATCCCAGGGCCGTGAAAGCTCATCCGGAAAAATCCCAGACAGCTACTGCGTTGAGATTGAAAACGAAGATTGCACACAATCATCAGTAG